A genomic stretch from Lathyrus oleraceus cultivar Zhongwan6 chromosome 2, CAAS_Psat_ZW6_1.0, whole genome shotgun sequence includes:
- the LOC127120095 gene encoding uncharacterized protein At4g08330, chloroplastic codes for MNSIYTCAECNTDLNLNSTYAYPPDFYFESGNKDSISFSAVDATKFKFKKEDKIRPFFETLDYWGIQRKRTKIKCNSCNHLVGYIYDDGPPVTHSPGQFHMGPSQVIPRAPRYRFKSKAIRINST; via the coding sequence ATGAATTCAATCTACACCTGCGCTGAATGCAACACCGATCTCAATCTCAACTCCACCTACGCTTACCCACCCGACTTCTACTTCGAATCCGGAAACAAAGACTCTATTTCCTTCTCCGCAGTCGACGCCACCAAGTTCAAATTCAAAAAAGAAGATAAGATTCGTCCTTTCTTCGAAACACTCGACTATTGGGGAATTCAAAGAAAGAGAACTAAAATCAAGTGTAATAGCTGTAATCATCTCGTTGGTTATATATACGACGATGGTCCTCCTGTTACTCATTCTCCTGGTCAGTTTCATATGGGTCCTAGTCAAGTTATTCCTAGAGCTCCTAGATATAGGTTTAAATCCAAAGCAATTCGAATCAATTCAACTTGA
- the LOC127120094 gene encoding uncharacterized protein LOC127120094 has product MKQRKEEGIVAFGSKKEVVRRSPPPPPPLPKFRVISKPRGEESVTKREIAKFWKQKRIVEEDHLLAAIKAAARLRARNLTEQEYLSFELSLKCDHDEDEVNKVDEDKEVRVGIKDWWTKSKYAYLNQPALSSMDPPKKRTSTYVPNCLSYKAKALYPTAIGVF; this is encoded by the exons ATGAAGCAAAGAAAAGAAGAAGGAATCGTTGCTTTTGGATCCAAGAAAGAGGTTGTTAGAAGATCACCACCACCTCCTCCTCCGCTACCAAAATTCCGAGTCATCTCAAAACCAAGAGGCGAAGAGAGCGTCACAAAGCGAGAAATTGCAAAGTTTTGGAAGCAAAAGAGAATTGTGGAGGAGGATCATCTCCTTGCTGCTATCAAAGCCGCAGCAAGACTCCGTGCCCGCAACCTCACG GAGCAAGAGTATTTGAGCTTTGAATTGAGCTTAAAGTGTGACCATGATGAAGATGAGGTCAATAAAGTTGATGAGGACAAGGAAGTGCGCGTGGGAATAAAGGATTG GTGGACAAAAAGCAAGTATGCATATTTGAATCAACCAGCCTTATCTTCCATGGATCCTCCTAAGAAAAGGACATCTACTTATGTTCCTAATTGTCTTTCTTACAAGGCCAAGGCTTTGTATCCTACAGCTATTGGCGTCTTTTAA